In the genome of Streptomyces fagopyri, the window ACTTGTCGGTAACAACGTCTAGCCGCGGCCGATCAGCCGTCCTACGGTGCATCCATGCCGAACCTGCCCGATGTCGTGCTGTGGTCGATACCCGCCTTCGTGCTGCTCACCGTGATCGAGATGGTGAGCGTCAGGATCCATCCGGACGAGGAGGACGCGGGGTACGAGGCGAAGGACGCCGCCACCAGCGTCGGCATGGGTCTCGGCAGCCTCGTCTTCGACTTCCTGTGGAAGATCCCGATCGTCGCGCTCTACACGGCGATCTACGAACTGACGCCGCTGCGGGTGCCCGTACTGTGGTGGACCGTCCCGCTGATGCTGCTGGGCCAGGACTTCCTGTACTACTGGTCGCACCGCGGACACCACGTCATCCGCATCCTGTGGGCCTGCCATGTCGTCCACCACTCCAGCCGGAGGTTCAACCTCACCACCGCGCTGCGCCAGCCCTGGACCAGCTGGACCGTCTGGCCCTTCTACGTGCCGCTCATCGCCCTCGGCGTGCACCCGGCGGCGCTCGCGTTCTGCTCGTCCGCGAACCTCGTCTACCAGTTCTGGATCC includes:
- a CDS encoding sterol desaturase family protein; translation: MPNLPDVVLWSIPAFVLLTVIEMVSVRIHPDEEDAGYEAKDAATSVGMGLGSLVFDFLWKIPIVALYTAIYELTPLRVPVLWWTVPLMLLGQDFLYYWSHRGHHVIRILWACHVVHHSSRRFNLTTALRQPWTSWTVWPFYVPLIALGVHPAALAFCSSANLVYQFWIHTERIDRMPRWFEFVFNTPSHHRVHHASQGGYLDRNFGGILIVWDRLFGSFVPETERPVYGLTKNIATYNPLRVATHEYAAIARDVRAAASWRERAGRVFGGPGWQPAPTGTEREPVTEPAA